In one window of Aphidius gifuensis isolate YNYX2018 linkage group LG4, ASM1490517v1, whole genome shotgun sequence DNA:
- the LOC122854029 gene encoding uncharacterized protein LOC122854029 has product METVAADPQWVETFMSISKEEIDSPAKISKYFNSDAAITKVHEAINGNQNNHHNITDEFILQQRIKHDKKISKQREMRMARLDTHLVVYPKLETICGDWRNDFIDSGFTTYTFRDYTNKCHKNDPDDLKYMINLCGCNLTKLNIYGYAYSDIMPLIKNNCTNLEQLTLIFKEIESKDFEDVFSNMSHLKRLTIYWKCEDPTLPMALVESIEQVCETLTTFVISCESKQVYPFGLPDSSIEIFSQANEALMTTVGNMKNLKHLKIRWAYGVTDEFLINLVDNAKNLKHLCISGSRITDEGIIALNKLNKLESFSLDATQSRKENKLITDESIKGLLSKTIVNFDISKCIQVTNDSVIELVKHLPNILTLDVRYTQVDLSGILEIATCVKNRKHMLTIYTSFEINGDIVQILRRSNVVCKYVIVTDYLDED; this is encoded by the exons atggaGACTGTTGCAGCTGATCCTCAGTGGGTTGAAACATTTATGTCAATTTCAAAAGAAGAA ATCGATTCTCCAGCcaaaatatctaaatattttaattcagaTGCAGCAATCACAAAAGTACATGAAGCTATCAATGgtaatcaaaataatcatcataatattACTGATGAATTCATACTGCAACAAAGAAttaaacatgataaaaaaatttcaaagcagCGTGAAATGCGTATGGCACGTTTGGATACACATCTCGTTGTGTATCCAAAACTTGAAACAA tttgTGGAGATTGGAGAAATGATTTCATTGATTCAGGTTTTACAACATATACGTTTCGtgattatacaaataaatgtcATAAAAATGATccagatgatttaaaatatatgattaatCTTTGTGGATGTAATTTGACAAAGCTAAATATATATGGATATGCTTATTCTGATATAATGCCATTGATTAAGAATAATTGTACAAATCTCGAGCAACTTACGTtgatatttaaagaaatagaAAGTAAAGATTTTGAAGATGTTTTTTCTAACATGTCTCATCTTAAAAGATTAACAATTTACTGGAAATGTGAAGATCCAACTTTACCAATGGCTTTGGTCGAATCAATTGAACAAGTTTGTGAAACTTTGACAACGTTTGTAATTTCATGTGAATCTAAACAAGTTTATCCTTTTGGATTACCAGATTCATCGATTGAG ATATTTTCTCAAGCAAACGAAGCTTTAATGACTACAGTTGGGAATATGAAAAATCtcaagcatttaaaaattcgttGGGCTTATGGTGTTACAGATGAATTCTTGATAAATCTTGTTGATAATGCTAAGAACTTGAAACATCTATGTATAAGTGGTTCACGTATAACAGATGAGGGTATAATTgcacttaataaattaaataaattagaatcaTTTAGTCTTGATGCAACACAatcaagaaaagaaaataagttGATCACTGATGAGTCAATTAAAGGTTTATTAAGCAAAACAATAGTAAACTTTGACATATCGAAATGCATTCAAGTCACTAACGACTCAGTGATTGAACTTGTTAAGCATTTACCAAATATATTAACTTTGGATGTCAGGTATACACAAGTAGACTTGTCAGGTATCTTGGAAATAGCTACATGTGTAAAAAATCGTAAACACATGTTAACGATATATACTTCTTTTGAAATTAATGGTGATATTGTCCAAATATTACGTAGATCAAACGTTGTATGTAAATATGTAATAGTTACGGATTACTTGGATGAAGATTAA
- the LOC122855515 gene encoding peroxisomal membrane protein PEX16-like: MVIQSVNSCVKPYLNTYKEWVTSKPQVIADIEGAVRCLSYFTAGKFTNSSLASELIYSMPNLLILMNDRLIYSTKYSHLKLPQFQSQIKIWLTVIEYTEALIEVSAQKLWGDVGKWVVIFIVQSLKALLRLILVHRNKERLIKNPPIAPLNREKLRQESKSQDLPKEGFSLKRTGTVVRSVNYSGPSNSRFWTPLGKTEDDESQPDTTEVRQSLIIAETLYIMKPLIHLTAFIVKGKNNWIPWTTALAIDLASIHILTKEKNYTKLTKEENAELIKRRINLLLYLVRSPFYDSCSKNRINYLLDGISNRIPLAKYIAQPIAKYLPHWQETYFYMWSS, translated from the exons atggTTATACAATCAGTAAATTCTTGTGTTAAACCTTATCTAAATACTTATAAAGAATGGGTGACATCAAAACCCCAGGTCATTGCTGATATCGAGGGTGCTGTCAGGTGTCTGTCATATTTTACTgctg gaaaatttacaaattcatCATTAGCATCTGAGTTGATTTATTCAATGccaaatttacttattttgaTGAATGATCGTCTTATTTACAGTACAAAATATTCACATCTTAAATTGCCACAGTTTcaatcacaaataaaaatttggctAACTGTTATTGAATATACTGAAGCACTTATTGAAGTTTCAGCACAAAAATTATGGGGAGATGTTGGAAAATGGgttgttatatttattgtacaatCATTAAA agcATTGCTGAGATTAATTCTTGTTCATCGTAATAAAgaaagattaattaaaaatcctcCAATTGCACCATTGAATCGTGAAAAATTACGACAAGAATCGAAAAGCCAAGATTTACCGAAAGAAGGTTTTAGTCTAAAACGTACTGGAACTGTTGTTAGAAGTGTCAATTATTCTGGACCAAGTAATTCACGTTTTTGGACACCACTTGGTAAAACTGAAGATGATGAATCTCAACCAGATACAACTGAAGTTAGACAAAGTCTAATAATTGCAGAG ACTCTGTATATCATGAAGCCATTGATTCATTTAACAGCATTTATTgtaaaaggtaaaaataattggataCCATGGACAACAGCATTAGCTATTGATTTAGCAAGTATCcatattttaacaaaagaaaaaaattatactaaaTTAACTAAAGAAGAAAATGCCGAGTTAATCAAACgaagaattaatttacttttgtaTTTAGTACGATCACCATTTTATGATAGCTGTAGcaaaaatagaattaattaTCTTCTTGATGGTATTTCAAATAGAATACCATTAGCAAAATATATTGCTCAGCCAATTGCTAAATATTTACCACACTGGCAAGAAACATATTTCTACATGTGGTCGTCTTAA
- the LOC122855516 gene encoding toll-interacting protein A-like — protein sequence MEYSTKLEQHEAWKKRAYLGPLPLSFLRLDGGLTHQQQQLDVDQQAALALQQMHAAPQTVDPRMGRLNITIVQAKLMKNYGMTRMDPYVRIRIGHATYETQTATNGGKNPHWNKVIQCWIPLGVDQIYVEIYDECSITIDSLIAWGHIKIPPQVIKHGATHEDWYQLSGKQGDNAEGAINMVLSYTTECRPYMPTAAPVLMVPSSTSSNVVFGMPGISRLGNVYTAPQLPPAQPIAIPSSLPHAEAELQQIAEMFPNIDKEVIKSVYDANGGKKDSTINSLLLMVE from the exons ATGGAGTATTCCACCAAATTGGAACAACACGAAGCATggaaaaaaaga GCATATTTAGGGCCTCTTCCATTGAGTTTTCTACGACTTGATGGAGGCTTGacacatcaacaacaacaacttgaTGTTGATCAACAAGCAGCACTTGCATTACAACAAATGCATGCTGCACCACAAACTGTTGATCCAAGAATGGGTCGTCTAAATATCACCATAGTacag gcaaaattaatgaaaaattatggaATGACAAGAATGGATCCATATGTACGTATAAGAATTGGTCATGCAACATATGAAACTCAAACAGCAACAAATGGTGGTAAAAATCCTCATTGGAATAAAGTTATACAGTGTTGGATACCACTTGGAGTTGATCAAATATACGTTGAAATATATGACGAATGTTCAATAACAATAGACAGTTTAATTGCCTGGGGACATATTAAAATACCACCTCAAGTTATAAAACATGGTGCAACCCATGAAGACTGGTATCAACTGAGTGGTAAACAGGGTGATAATGCAGAGGGTGCTATTAATATGGTACTGAGTTATACAACAGAATGTCGACCATACATGCCAACAGCTGCACCTGTATTAATGGtaccatcatcaacatcttCAAATGTTGTATTTGGTATGCCTGGTATTTCAAGACTTGGTAATGTTTATACTGCTCCACAATTACCTCCAGCTCAACCAATTGCCATTCCAAGTTCTTTGCCACATGCTGAAGCTGAACTTCAACAG attGCAGAAATGTTTCCAAACATTGATAAAGAAGTCATTAAATCAGTATACGATGcaaatggtggaaaaaaagattcaacaataaattcacttttattaatggttgaataa
- the LOC122855519 gene encoding uncharacterized protein LOC122855519: MKKIIVLMVIMSLKLFVSGLLTCYYCQSESESSTCLIADSHNTTGCTKKYCTIYRQELIDPPGKLISFSRSCQDNPLYLNAIIYSFDEGYKKYYRSCRKNFCNKGNGLEKITDNIIASSSNSTITIVPGIGNCGQQLSQTINILIFIFILSLTKIIY; this comes from the exons atgaagaaaattattgtgttgatggtgataatgagtttgaaattatttgtttctG gATTGTTGACATGTTACTATTGTCAATCTGAATCAGAATCTAGTACTTGTTTAATTGCTGATAGTCACAATACAACAGGATGTACTAAAAAATACTGTACAATTTATCGTCAAGAACTGATTGATCCACCTGGAAAATTAATAAGTTTTTCAAGATCATGTCAAGATAATCCACTTTATTTAAatgcaattatttattcatttgatgaaggatataaaaaatattatcgttcatgtagaaaaaatttttgtaacaaAGGAAATggattagaaaaaataacagacAATATTATTGCTTCATCATCAAATAGTACAATTACCATTGTTCCTGGTATTGGAAATTGTGGACAACAATTATcacaaacaatcaatatcctcatttttatttttattctatccTTGAccaaaattatttactga
- the LOC122855514 gene encoding phenoloxidase-activating factor 2-like isoform X1, which translates to MMWFSIVSLLMFVGGILAQSSSGIVFTGPTSRNLKKNYFLFDKIIQHIKHYPNFFHLATAPKPNPPAQGNCRCVAVGTCNFGPTGIDIRIVNQGQQSCSSGQVWCCGVSGNIQSGCGIRKITNAPVQPTGVAQFGSYPWQVAILDLNDVYLGSGVLLSPDYVLTAAHKVYTYTSGNIILRMGEWDGTATTEPNPYRDYRPASIVIHPNFNSQNLQNDVAIIRLTSSVPISTSPNINTACFPTSSPATGTRCWVTGWGKNAFNGNYQAILKEVDVPIVDQASCETRLRSTRLGQFFNLDRNSFICAGGEVGKDACTGDGGAPLVCQGGNGAWQVVGLVAWGIGCASGGVPGVYVNVFNFLPWITQQMGM; encoded by the exons ATGATGTGGTTTAGTATTGTATCATTGTTGATGTTTGTTGGTGGAATATTGGCACAGTCATCATCTGGAATTGTTTTTACTGGACCAACaagtagaaatttaaaaaaaaattattttctatttgataaaataatacaacacaTAAAACattatccaaatttttttcatttagcaACAGCACCTAAACCAAATCCACCAGCTCAAGGTAATTGTCGATGTGTTGCTGTGGGTACATGTAATTTTGGACCAACTGGTATCGACATCAGAATTGTCAatcaa GGTCAACAAAGTTGTTCATCTGGTCAAGTTTGGTGTTGCGGAGTTTCAGGAAATATTCAATCTGGATGTGGcattagaaaaataacaaatgcaCCAGTTCAACCAACTGGAGTTGCACAATTTGGATCTTATCCTTGGCAAGTTGCTATTCTCGATTTGAATGATGTTTATTTAGGATCTGGAGTATTACTGAGTCCAGACTATGTTCTCACAGCAGCACACAAAGTCTACACTTACAC AAGTGGGAATATAATTTTACGAATGGGTGAATGGGATGGAACAGCAACAACTGAACCAAATCCATACCGTGATTATCGTCCAGCGAGCATTGTAATTCATCCAAATTTTAATTCTCAAAATCTTCAAAATGATGTTGCAATTATTCGACTAACTTCATCAGTTCCGATATCAACAAGTCCAAATATTAATACAGCATGTTTTCCAACATCATCACCGGCAACTGGAACAAG atGCTGGGTAACTGGATGGGGTAAAAATGCATTCAATGGTAATTATCAGGCAATTTTAAAAGAAGTTGATGTACCAATTGTCGATCAAGCAAGCTGTGAAACTCGTCTTCGATCAACACGACttggacaattttttaatttagatagaAATAGTTTTATATGTGCTGGTGGTGAAGTTGGAAAAGATGCATGCAcg gGCGATGGAGGAGCACCTCTTGTTTGCCAAGGTGGCAACGGAGCATGGCAGGTTGTTGGCCTGGTCGCGTGGGGAATTGGATGTGCTTCCGGTGGTGTACCag gTGTATACGTGAACGTCTTCAACTTTTTACCGTGGATCACTCAACAAATGGGCATGTAA
- the LOC122855514 gene encoding phenoloxidase-activating factor 2-like isoform X2, with translation MMWFSIVSLLMFVGGILAQSSSGIVFTGPTTTAPKPNPPAQGNCRCVAVGTCNFGPTGIDIRIVNQGQQSCSSGQVWCCGVSGNIQSGCGIRKITNAPVQPTGVAQFGSYPWQVAILDLNDVYLGSGVLLSPDYVLTAAHKVYTYTSGNIILRMGEWDGTATTEPNPYRDYRPASIVIHPNFNSQNLQNDVAIIRLTSSVPISTSPNINTACFPTSSPATGTRCWVTGWGKNAFNGNYQAILKEVDVPIVDQASCETRLRSTRLGQFFNLDRNSFICAGGEVGKDACTGDGGAPLVCQGGNGAWQVVGLVAWGIGCASGGVPGVYVNVFNFLPWITQQMGM, from the exons ATGATGTGGTTTAGTATTGTATCATTGTTGATGTTTGTTGGTGGAATATTGGCACAGTCATCATCTGGAATTGTTTTTACTGGACCAACaa caACAGCACCTAAACCAAATCCACCAGCTCAAGGTAATTGTCGATGTGTTGCTGTGGGTACATGTAATTTTGGACCAACTGGTATCGACATCAGAATTGTCAatcaa GGTCAACAAAGTTGTTCATCTGGTCAAGTTTGGTGTTGCGGAGTTTCAGGAAATATTCAATCTGGATGTGGcattagaaaaataacaaatgcaCCAGTTCAACCAACTGGAGTTGCACAATTTGGATCTTATCCTTGGCAAGTTGCTATTCTCGATTTGAATGATGTTTATTTAGGATCTGGAGTATTACTGAGTCCAGACTATGTTCTCACAGCAGCACACAAAGTCTACACTTACAC AAGTGGGAATATAATTTTACGAATGGGTGAATGGGATGGAACAGCAACAACTGAACCAAATCCATACCGTGATTATCGTCCAGCGAGCATTGTAATTCATCCAAATTTTAATTCTCAAAATCTTCAAAATGATGTTGCAATTATTCGACTAACTTCATCAGTTCCGATATCAACAAGTCCAAATATTAATACAGCATGTTTTCCAACATCATCACCGGCAACTGGAACAAG atGCTGGGTAACTGGATGGGGTAAAAATGCATTCAATGGTAATTATCAGGCAATTTTAAAAGAAGTTGATGTACCAATTGTCGATCAAGCAAGCTGTGAAACTCGTCTTCGATCAACACGACttggacaattttttaatttagatagaAATAGTTTTATATGTGCTGGTGGTGAAGTTGGAAAAGATGCATGCAcg gGCGATGGAGGAGCACCTCTTGTTTGCCAAGGTGGCAACGGAGCATGGCAGGTTGTTGGCCTGGTCGCGTGGGGAATTGGATGTGCTTCCGGTGGTGTACCag gTGTATACGTGAACGTCTTCAACTTTTTACCGTGGATCACTCAACAAATGGGCATGTAA
- the LOC122855513 gene encoding zinc transporter 1, with protein MGRYSGKKCRLITMICMSSTVFFVEIVVGYMSNSMSLIADSFHMLSDVAALIVALLSVKMSPKKWSKNTFGWARAEVLGALVNAVFLVALCFSITVEAVKRFIEVEEIHEAEMLLGTGFLGLAVNVIGVCLFWEHGGLGHGHSHGMSRSHKRLSTLVSDELNENDETYSSPQKKSHGHSHDASQMNMRGALLHTISDLLGSVIVIISATVISYTNWQYRFYIDPALSLILVILILQSVWPLLRESALILLQTVPTHIQVDEIQQRLLENIDGVLAVHEFHVWQLAGDRIIASAHIRCRNLSEYMKIAEQVKNFFHNEGIHSTTIQPEFIEYHSNSEIKETPTEDCVLDCPKTDKSCNQATCCGPSKQGRETPSPGETPLMCRQRNSRANTSATGVDPQEMNEMERGHLLPSPLPLSTHHSVQLGQPATPPPIGWFANPETTINTLD; from the exons ATGGGACGTTACTCCGGCAAAAAATGTCGTTTAATAACGATGATTTGTATGTCCTCCACTGTTTTCTTTGTGGAAATAGTAGTTGGTTATATGTCAAATTCAATGTCACTTATTGCGGATAGTTTTCACATGTTATCAGATGTTGCTGCGCTTATTGTGGCACTTTTATCAGTAAAG ATGTCTCCAAAAAAATGgtcaaaaaatacatttggCTGGGCAAGAGCTGAAGTTCTAGGTGCCTTGGTCAATGCTGTTTTTCTTGTTGCCTTATGCTTCAGTATAACTGTTGAAGCAGTCAAAAGATTTATTGAAGTTGAAGAAATTCATGAAGCTGAAATGTTATTAGGCACAGGTTTTTTGGGTCTTGCTGTTAATGTCATTGGAGTATGTCTTTTTTGGG AGCACGGAGGATTGGGTCATGGACACTCACATGGTATGTCACGAAGTCACAAAAGACTAAGCACACTTGTTTCTGATGAActtaatgaaaatgatgaaacatATTCATcaccacaaaaaaaatcacatggACATTCACACGATGCAAGTCAAATGAATATGCGAGGTGCACTTTTACATACAATATCTGATTTACTTGGATCTGTCATCGTTATTATTTCTGCAACTGTTATAAGCTATACTAATTGGCAATACAGATTTTATATTGATCCAGCACTAAGTTTGattcttgttattttaattcttcaatcAGTTTGGCCATTACTCAGAGAATCAGCTCTTATTTTACTTCAAACTGTTCCAACACACATTCAg gtTGATGAAATACAACAAAGATTACTGGAAAATATCGATGGTGTTCTTGCCGTTCATGAATTTCATGTTTGGCAATTGGCTGGTGATCGAATCATAGCATCAGCACATATACGTTGTCGTAATTTATCTGAGTACATGAAAATTGCTGAACAAGTTAAAAACTTTTTCCACAATGAAGGCATACATTCAACAACAATTCAACCTGAATTTATCGAG TATCATTCAAACAGCGAAATAAAAGAAACACCAACTGAAGATTGTGTACTTGATTGTCCAAAAACAGACAAATCATGTAATCAAGCAACTTGTTGTGGTCCATCAAAACAG ggcCGTGAAACTCCATCACCTGGTGAAACACCATTAATGTGCCGACAAAGAAATAGTCGTGCAAATACATCAGCAACTGGTGTTGATCCACAAGAAATGAATGAAATGGAACGTGGACATTTATTACCATCACCATTACCATTATCAACACATCATTCCGTCCAACTTGGTCAGCCAGCAACACCTCCACCAATTGGTTGGTTTGCAAATCCagaaacaacaataaatacacttgattaa
- the LOC122855518 gene encoding mitochondrial inner membrane protease subunit 1 translates to MFQRAVLGFLSGIGTAIKYVCVTHCVLEYGGDFIVCTGPSMEPTIISNDILFTEHISPRLHRLKKNDIIIAKSPSNPRQHICKRITATEGEKVRHGFTTYVVPKGHIWLEGDNNSNSADSRLYGPIPEGLVRSRAICKVWPFRDITLLTTNHMQHD, encoded by the exons ATGTTTCAACGAGCTGTTTTAGGCTTTCTTAGTGGAATTGGAACTGCAATTAAATATGTTTGTGTGACACATTGTGTTCTAGAGTATGGTGgtgattttattgtt tGTACTGGTCCTTCAATGGAGCCAACAATTATCAGCAATGACATACTCTTTACAGAGCACATTTCACCAAGACTACatagactaaaaaaaaatgatattatcatAGCAAAATCTCCATCAAATCCTCGTCAACATATTTGCAAAAGAATAACAGCAACTGAGGGTGAAAAAGTACGCCATGGATTTACAACATATGtg GTACCAAAAGGACATATCTGGCTTGAGGGCGATAACAATAGTAACTCAGCTGATTCTAGATTATATGGTCCAATTCCAGAAGGTCTTGTTAGGTCCAGAGCTATTTGCAAAGTTTGGCCTTTTCGAGATATCACCCTGCTTACCACAAATCACATGCAGCATGATtaa
- the LOC122855520 gene encoding beta-1,4-mannosyltransferase egh — MLNSITKHILHCCLLALVIVIFEYVSGALSFSDAPKAEINPLADYGIIGTTLLYLLRALTFLSIPQVLFNFFGLVLFNAFPDKVSLKGSPLLAPFICIRVVTRGDYPELVKDNVLRNMNKCLEAGLENFQIEVVSDKPIGLTSQRRLREVVVPTSYKTSTGALFKARALQYCLENNVNELADNDWIVHLDEETLLTENSIRGILNFTLDGKHQFGQGLITYANEGVVNWITTLADSFRVADDMGKLRLQFTMFHKPLFSWKGSFVVTQMSAERQVSYDNGLDGSVAEDCFFAMKAYTMGYSFNFIEGEMWEKSPFTFFDFVQQRKRWIQGILLVVHSKAIPIQKKLLLGISCYSWVTMPLSASNLILNGLCPINCPQFVDVICAFVVAIGIYMYIFGVIKSFSLSRFGLSRYIFCICGALATIPFNLIIENVAVIWGLFGKKHKFYVVSKELRPAITV; from the exons ATGCTAAACAGCATAACGAAACACATATTACACTGTTGCCTGTTGGCACTGGTGATTGTGATATTTGAATATGTATCTGGTGCATTGTCATTCTCAGATGCTCCAAAAGCTGAAATAAATCCATTGGCTGATTATGGAATAATTGGTACaacattattatatcttttacgtgcattaacatttttatcaataccacaagtattatttaatttttttggattagTATTGTTTAATGCATTTCCTGATAAAGTATCATTAAAAGGTTCACCACTATTAGCACCATTTATTTGTATACGTGTTGTAACACGTGGTGATTATCCAGAACTTGTTAAAGATAATGTATTGagaaatatgaataaatgtcTTGAAGCtggtcttgaaaattttcaaattgaagTTGTTAGTGATAAACCAATTGGACTAACATCACAAAGAAGATTAAGAGAAGTTGTTGTACCAACATCATATAAAACAAGTACTGGTGCATTATTTAAAGCACGTGCATTACAATATTGTCTTGAAAATAATGTCAATGAACTTGCTGATAATGATTGGATTGTACATCTTGATGAAGAAACATTATTAACTGAAAATTCAATACGTGGTATACTTAATTTTACACTTGATGGTAAACATCAATTTGGACAAGGTTTAATAACATATGCAAATGAAGGTGTTGTTAATTGGATAACAACACTTGCTGATAGTTTTAGAGTTGCTGATGATATGGGTAAATTAAGATTACAATTTACAATGTTTCATAAACCATTATTCAGTTGGAAAGGATCATTTGTTGTAACACag atgtCTGCTGAACGACAAGTGTCTTATGACAATGGTCTTGATGGTTCTGTTGCTGAAGATTGTTTTTTTGCAATGAAAGCATATACAATGggttattcatttaattttattgaaggtGAAATGTGGGAAAAATCaccatttacattttttgattttgtacAACAACGTAAACGTTGGATTCAAGGAATTCTTCTTGTTGTACATTCAAAAGCAATaccaatacaaaaaaaattattactcgGTATATCATGTTATTCATGGGTAACAATGCCATTATCAGCATCAAATCTTATTTTAAATGGTTTATGTCCAATAAATTGTCCTcaatttgttgatgttatttGTGCATTTGTTGTTGCTATTggcatatacatgtatatatttggtGTCATcaaatcattttcattatctcGTTTTGGTTtatcaagatatattttttgtatatgtgGTGCATTAGCAACAAttccatttaatttaatcattgaaaatGTTGCTGTTATTTGGGGTTTATTtggtaaaaaacataaattttatgttgtCAGTAAGGAATTAAGGCCAGCAATAACAgtttaa